One window of the Arthrobacter sp. zg-Y919 genome contains the following:
- the rpmH gene encoding 50S ribosomal protein L34, translating to MSKRTFQPNNRRRAKKHGFRLRMRTRAGRAILSARRGKGRTELSA from the coding sequence CGGACTTTTCAGCCGAATAACCGCCGTCGTGCCAAGAAGCACGGCTTCCGCCTTCGCATGCGTACCCGTGCCGGCCGTGCCATCCTTTCCGCACGCCGTGGCAAGGGCCGTACCGAACTGTCGGCCTAA